One genomic window of Quercus lobata isolate SW786 chromosome 9, ValleyOak3.0 Primary Assembly, whole genome shotgun sequence includes the following:
- the LOC115960492 gene encoding 21 kDa protein-like — MESLSSKQFFASLFILLAISSYINSSLAPTPTPNKVSTEFIKTSCNSTTYKKLCFTSLSTYANLIQTSPELLAMTAINVTLSSAKSTSTMMVNLSKSQGISPKVVAAMKDCVEELSDSVYELKKSIGEMKNNKGSNFQLMINDIQTWVSAALTDETTCSDGFQGKAMNGNVKTLVRAGIVNVAHLTSNALALINRYASLYG, encoded by the coding sequence atggagagcTTATCTTCCAAACAATTCTTTGCATCTCTTTTCATATTGCTTGCCATTAGTTCCTACATAAACTCAAGCTTAGCTCCTACACCTACACCTAACAAGGTTAGCACTGAGTTCATTAAAACATCTTGTAACTCAACAACCTACAAAAAGCTTTGCTTTACCTCTCTCTCAACCTATGCAAATTTAATCCAAACAAGCCCTGAGCTTCTTGCCATGACAGCCATCAATGTAACTTTATCATCAGCTAAATCAACCTCTACCATGATGGTAAATCTCTCTAAAAGCCAGGGGATTAGTCCTAAAGTGGTTGCGGCAATGAAGGACTGTGTGGAGGAGCTTAGTGATTCAGTCTACGAGCTGAAAAAGTCTATAGGTGAGATGAAAAACAATAAGGGCTCTAACTTTCAGCTTATGATAAATGACATTCAAACTTGGGTTAGTGCTGCTTTGACTGATGAGACTACGTGCTCTGATGGGTTTCAAGGAAAAGCCATGAATGGGAACGTGAAGACCCTTGTGAGGGCTGGGATTGTGAATGTTGCGCATTTGACCAGCAATGCCTTGGCTTTGATTAATCGATATGCCTCTCTTTATGGTTAA